Within the Drosophila melanogaster chromosome 3R genome, the region CCTTTATACACCCTGTAACTGTGGATAAAGTATTCCAATTTATTGgtgataattaaaaaaatatacctTTAAGAATACAGTTcttaaattcaattatatttGTCTacaatgaatttaaaattatctGTGTGCTAGAAACCCTTTTAATAAAACATCTAGCGTTTTATATAatcatttgaaattaaatgcagGGTATCCAGTGGTCACTACCTAATcagaaaacatttcatttatttttgtagcAACTTTTTCGCCGGCCCAAAATGTTACGCGAGGCTCTTAGGATCGGCAACAGGCGCTGGTACAGCTACAAGTCCGTCCGTCGTCCGAATCTGGGCGCCACAGGTACTCCAAAGATGGAGCCGCCAAAGGAACAGCCGGAGGCGTCCTCCAAAGCGGAGAGCGGACATGGCAGCCTGGCCAAGCAACTGAGGGCCAAGATTCTGTCCACCGGACCCATTCCTGTGGCCGAGTACATGCGCGAAGTGCTGACTAATCCCCAAGCTGGCTACTATATGAACCGGGATGTGTTCGGCAGAGAGGGCGACTTCATAACCTCCCCGGAAATATCACAGATCTTCGGAGAGGTGAGATAAGCACATTGATCAGAACCTGTCATCATAACATCATATCCCTTTGCACAGCTCGTGGGAATTTGGCTGGTGAGCGAGTGGCGCAAAATGGGCAGTCCCTCGCCCTTTCAACTTGTGGAGCTCGGTCCGGGTCGCGGCACACTGGCCAGGGACGTGCTGAAGGTGCTCACCAAGTTCAAGCAGGACGCCGAATTCTCAATGCACATGGTGGAGGTCAGTCCGTTTCTGAGCAAGGCACAGGCACAGCGCTTCTGCTACTCCCACCAAACCCTGCCGGAGGACGCACAGTTGCCCCATTACCAGGAGGGCACAACGGCCAGTGGAACGAAGGCATTCTGGCACCGTCGGCTAGAGGATGTGCCCCAGGGATTCTCCCTAGTTCTCGCCCACGAGTTCTTCGACGCCCTGCCTGTGCACAAGCTCCAACTCGTAGATGGCAA harbors:
- the CG17726 gene encoding uncharacterized protein — its product is MLREALRIGNRRWYSYKSVRRPNLGATGTPKMEPPKEQPEASSKAESGHGSLAKQLRAKILSTGPIPVAEYMREVLTNPQAGYYMNRDVFGREGDFITSPEISQIFGELVGIWLVSEWRKMGSPSPFQLVELGPGRGTLARDVLKVLTKFKQDAEFSMHMVEVSPFLSKAQAQRFCYSHQTLPEDAQLPHYQEGTTASGTKAFWHRRLEDVPQGFSLVLAHEFFDALPVHKLQLVDGKWQEVLIDVASSDGAQEASFRYVLSRSQTPVSSLYRPLPGETRSCLEHSLETERQVGLLAERIERDGGIALIMDYGHFGEKTDTFRAFKQHKLHDPLVEPGSADLTADVDFKLVRHIAETRGNVHCCGPVEQGLFLQRMQGEARLEQLLAHALPENQEIIRSGYEMLTDPAQMGTRFKFLAMFPGVLAAHLDKYPVVGFS